The following nucleotide sequence is from Vicinamibacterales bacterium.
ATCGGCAGGATCGAGTTGCCGCACAGCACCAGTTGCAGCGGCTCGCGCGTCGTCCGGAGGTAGCGCTGGAAGAAGTCGAACAGCTCGGCGCACCCCTTGTTCTGGTCGATGCGCCCGACGTAGATTGCAAAACGGCGGTCGATGCCGAATTTCTGACGAAACCGCGCGGGTTCGACGCGATCCGGAACGTCGGAGCCTATTCCCACGACCACGCCCGGCACGTCGCCGTTCCCGGAGACGCTGCCGATCAGGTCGCGCTCCTCGAACGAGTTGTACATCAGCGCGCGCACGCCGTTGAACAGCGGCGGGAACAGGCCGAGGCCGATCGCCGGATCGCGCTCGGCGGTTGGCACGAGCACCGCCCGGTCCGCTGCCGCCCGCGTCCCGTAGTACGCGTGGTAGTACCGGTAGCTGAAGAAGAAGTAGTAGTCGTAACGGTCCCGGTTGGCGCGCACGAAGCGAACCAGCGCCGGGCTGGTCGGTCCTTCTTCGTCGAGCCACCGCAGTTCGTCCTGCATCGAGTGTGTCTCGTCGAAGACGACGGCCGAGCGGCGGCCGAAGCGTCCGGCATCCCGCGTGTGTCGGACGGGGAACCGGCGGACCGGCACGCCGTTGATCGTTTCGAGACCAGCCGGCAGCGCGTTGGCCCACGACACGTAGTCGGTCGCACAGGTGGTGAGGACCTCCACCTCGGCGTGACGGGCCAGCCGCTCGGCCACGTAGCGCGCGTGCAGCTCGGCCCCGCCGTTGATCGCAGCTCCGTAGCGCTGAACGACGACTGCGAGCTTCACTGGTCCTGGCGATCGGTGCCGGCGCGGTCATCGGCCCGGGACGGCGGTTCCTGGGTGTCCGGCTCCGCCTGAGTAGCTGGCTGAACCTGGGCGTGCGGCTGCGCCGGCGTGCCGTCGAAATCCAACGTGTCCTCGGCGCGTTCCTCATCCGCCTCGTTCGCGGCCGGGCTCGCGTTGACGGCGCCCTCGGGCCCCGAACTGCGTGCGGCGCCTCCGCGACGGCCACGCCGGCGGCGCCGGCGGCGCCGCTGCTCGGCGCTGCCCTGGTCGGCGTCGCGCGGCGGCTGTTCCGATCCACCCGCCGGGGTCCGGTCGCTCTTCGATCCGGGTGCCGGTTTCGCGTCGGCGGTGGGCACCTCACCCGGTCGGTACTGAACCACACCTTCCAGCGCCCGCGCGCGTCGCTCGCTGAAATCGAGGCGGCTCGAGAGCGACTCCACCCGCATCTTGAGGTTCTTGACCTCGATTCCCAACCGCGTGGTCTCGAGCACGAGGTTGTGGATTAGCTCGTAGGAGAGCTGCGTGTATTCCGCGTGATGCCGGTTGATCTGGACCTGCGTGTGCAGCGAGTGGATCAACCGGTTGATGTTCAGGAACAGCATCATCAGCGGCCGCAGGACCCGCCGTATCCACCGCAGTGGCGCCCGATGGGACTCGAAGAGCGTGTTCTCCTCGAAGCCGTAGTCGGGCAGCGGATCGATGCCGCCCGTGCGGAACTGCTGCAGCAGCTCGGACCGAACCTTCGTCGGATCGAGGAAGCGTTCGAGTTTGACCGATGCGAGCTCACGGATCTGCGCCTCGGTGTAGTCCACGCCGCGCTTCTCGCGGATTCGGGCGCGGATCTGCTGCATGAGCTGCTCGACGTTCACCGAGTCGGAGCGGACGTTGAAATCGGACATCTGTAGGGACCCTCTATCTCCACGGCCAGTACGCAATCAACATCCCGCGATACACGATGCCCACCACCGAGGCCACCCACAGGGCGACGCAACCGAGCAGCGGGCGGTCATTCAGCAGCATGGCTGCCGGGCTTCCTCCTCCCTCCTTCTGGTGCACCAGGTAGAGGTAGCGGAAGATGCCGTACAACGGGAACGGGATCGTAAATCCAAGGAGGTCAGTTCCGAATTTCTCCACGGTTTCCGGGCTGATCGTGTAGAAAATGTAGGCGATGAGCGTCGAGGCCGTCACCACGCCAATCATCTGGTCGAGCAGGTATGGCGTGTACTCGCCGAGGATGCGTCGATGCTGGATCGCGCCGCCCGCGAGCAGCGTCAGCTCCTGGCGGCGCTTGCTGAGCGCGAGAAAGAGTGCGAGCAGCAGCGTGCACACCAGCAGCCAGTGGCTGATCGGCACCGCGATGACGACCGCACCGGCCACCGCGCGCAGAACGAATCCCAGGGCCAGCGTCAGTACGTCCACGATGACCACGTGCTTCAGTCGGGCCGAGTACGCGGCCTGCAGCGACACGTAGAGGACGGCAACCAGACCGAAGGCGGGCCGGATCCAGAAGGCCACGACGAGCGAACAGCCGGCCAGCAGGCCGACCGCCGCCAGCGCCGCCGCCGCCGACAACTGGCCGGCCGCGATCGGACGCCGACACTTGAGCGGATGCCGACGATCGGCGTCGCGATCCGCCACGTCGTTCAGCAGGTAGACCACACCCGACAGGGCGCAGAAGACGAGAGCCGCTGCAGAGGTCAGTGTCAGCGCCCACGGCTCGAACAGCTGTCCGCTGAACAGCAACCCCGCGAAGACAATGAGGTTCTTGGTCCACTGCTCCGGTCGAAGCGAGACCAGCAGGCTGACCAGCGGGGATCGAGCCGGGGCGCCTCCTGTGAGCAAGGCGTCCCGGGTCACGGCATCCGGAAGTGGACTACGCGCCATGAAGCGCGGCTGGGAGGATTAGACGCCGGTCGAGCTGAAGCTCTTGACCGCGTCAGATTCCGATTCGTAAGTCTCGAACACTGTCAGCAGCTTCGTGATCGCCAGCAGATCCTGGATCCGCTTCGTCAGGCTGAGCAGCTTCAGGCTGCCGCCCTGGCGGCTGACCGTCGTATAGGTGCGCACGATTTCGCCGAGACCCGCGCTGTCGATATAGGGTACTTCCGCGAGATTCAGCACCAGCTTCTTCTGACCCTGCTGGACCAGACTGTTCACCTTGTCGCGGAGCAGTTCATCGCCCTCGCCCAGCGTCATCTTGCCGTTCATGTCGATGATCGTCACGTCCCCGACGGATCTCTGATGGATATGCATTCCGCATTCCTCCCGCCTGTGCGCGAGCGACCGGCCGTCAGGCGACAACCGCGGATCGCCGCGACTCTTCAAGGCGCCTAATACTATCGCAGCCCGGAAAACAGCGTCAACCAGCCCGGACTCCGAAAAAAAGGGGGGCCGCACCTGTGCACGGCCCCCCGGGCAATCCCGATCGGAATTCCTACACGCCGGCGCCACCGGCCCCCGCGAACTTCCGCTGCTGGAAGCACTCGCGGCAGTAGACCGGGCGACCCTGAGTTGGCTTGAACGGAACCGTGGTGAGTTTTCCACATTCCGAACAGTTGGTCTGGGTCTCGACGCGTTCCCTGGCCGGACTCGCCCCGGCCGGCCGACTAGCCCGCTTGGTCTTGCACGACTTGCACCGTTTGGGCTCGTTCTTGAAGTTCTTGTCGGCGAAGAACAGTTGCTCACCTGCGGTCCAGATGAACTCCGTTCCGCAGTCCACGCAGCGCAGGGTCTTGTCTTGGAATTCCATCGGTGGATACCCCCCGCTTCTCGCTACTCCAGCTCGCGTCGGAGTTTCTTGCGGCTCCGCTTGCGCGCCAGTGCCTGCTTGGCACGACGCTTGTCCCCTGGCTTCAGGTAGAAGGAGTGCTTCTTGATATCCTTGATGATATCTTCCTGCTGAACCTTCCGCTTGAAACGCCGAAGGGCGCTCTCGACTGACTCGCCTTCTTGTACTTTGACTTCAGCCACGCCCTACAACACCCCCTTACCGGCCCGGCTGGCACGTATCCCATCCTGGTAAACTACCGGAATATGCTAGGCTATCACAGGTAGTCGCGGATTCTAGGGCTAAAGATGACGTGGAGTCAACGAAATACTAACTCCTTGTACATCAGCGACATACCTCCAACGCGCGACCTCCATGAAACTCTTGATCATCGGTTCCGGCGCCCGTGAGCACGCCCTCTCGTGGAAGCTGGGGCGTGAATCGGCTGCTCATGAGCTCGTTTGCGCCCCTGGGAACGCCGGCATAGCGGACGTGGCCCGGCTCTCGCCGGTCGACCCGGCCGACCCGGAGGCGGTCTACGCACTGGCCGAGCGGGAAGGTGCGGACCTGACCATTATCGGCCCGGAACTGCCGCTCACGCATGGTGTCGCCGATCTGTTCGCCGCCCGCGGCCGCCTGCTCCTCGGTCCCACCCGGCTGGCGGCTGAGCTCGAGTCGAGCAAATCTTTTGCGAAGGACTTCATGCGGCGTCACCGGGTGCCGACCGCAGCCTACCAGATCTGCGAGTCGCCGGAAATCGCGCTGGCCGTGCTCGCGACTCGTCAGTTCGGCTATCCCCTGGTGATTAAGGCGGACGGCCTGGCCGCCGG
It contains:
- a CDS encoding glycosyltransferase family 4 protein, which encodes MKLAVVVQRYGAAINGGAELHARYVAERLARHAEVEVLTTCATDYVSWANALPAGLETINGVPVRRFPVRHTRDAGRFGRRSAVVFDETHSMQDELRWLDEEGPTSPALVRFVRANRDRYDYYFFFSYRYYHAYYGTRAAADRAVLVPTAERDPAIGLGLFPPLFNGVRALMYNSFEERDLIGSVSGNGDVPGVVVGIGSDVPDRVEPARFRQKFGIDRRFAIYVGRIDQNKGCAELFDFFQRYLRTTREPLQLVLCGNSILPIPESPHIRHLGFVSDEDKFDGLAAADMLVMPSYFESLSMVALEAWALGRPVLANGRCDVLKGQCLRSNAGLFYDNWDEFAEAIGWFTRHPEDTHALGANGRRYFQQHYTWPVIEGKYLDMVDRLSREAPARPSPLDAPLPGFFERRKPTLRPARYVLDDLPKGPSVIKG
- a CDS encoding decaprenyl-phosphate phosphoribosyltransferase, which produces MARSPLPDAVTRDALLTGGAPARSPLVSLLVSLRPEQWTKNLIVFAGLLFSGQLFEPWALTLTSAAALVFCALSGVVYLLNDVADRDADRRHPLKCRRPIAAGQLSAAAALAAVGLLAGCSLVVAFWIRPAFGLVAVLYVSLQAAYSARLKHVVIVDVLTLALGFVLRAVAGAVVIAVPISHWLLVCTLLLALFLALSKRRQELTLLAGGAIQHRRILGEYTPYLLDQMIGVVTASTLIAYIFYTISPETVEKFGTDLLGFTIPFPLYGIFRYLYLVHQKEGGGSPAAMLLNDRPLLGCVALWVASVVGIVYRGMLIAYWPWR
- a CDS encoding STAS domain-containing protein, whose amino-acid sequence is MHIHQRSVGDVTIIDMNGKMTLGEGDELLRDKVNSLVQQGQKKLVLNLAEVPYIDSAGLGEIVRTYTTVSRQGGSLKLLSLTKRIQDLLAITKLLTVFETYESESDAVKSFSSTGV
- a CDS encoding zinc-ribbon domain containing protein, producing the protein MEFQDKTLRCVDCGTEFIWTAGEQLFFADKNFKNEPKRCKSCKTKRASRPAGASPARERVETQTNCSECGKLTTVPFKPTQGRPVYCRECFQQRKFAGAGGAGV
- the rpsU gene encoding 30S ribosomal protein S21 — encoded protein: MAEVKVQEGESVESALRRFKRKVQQEDIIKDIKKHSFYLKPGDKRRAKQALARKRSRKKLRRELE